One region of Zingiber officinale cultivar Zhangliang chromosome 7B, Zo_v1.1, whole genome shotgun sequence genomic DNA includes:
- the LOC122004688 gene encoding receptor-like serine/threonine-protein kinase SD1-7, with product MFPCGPNSYCSSNISPPCTCLRGFHPRNQHNWDMLVGEAGCMRTKPLDCLNNTDEFFRLSVTKLPDASRSTVLNANWNFEECRFFCLSNCACRAYAASIISGNGSGSGSGCLIWTEDLTDITVNGTSPSEARHANRNILMFVILPPAILFLACVAYSIWRRKKTSSHIDYEAEEKDMELPLFDLTTIKDATDDFSADNKLGQGGFGPVYKGKLGDDQEIAVKRLSKTSSQGVDEFKNEITLIAKLQHRNLVKLLGCCIQGGERLLIYEYMSNGSLDNFLFDEVQTVLLDWRARYNIILGVARGLLYLHHDSRLRIIHRDLKASNILLDKNMNPKISDFGMARIFGGDESVSITKRVVGT from the exons ATGTTCCCGTGCGGCCCCAACAGTTATTGCAGCTCCAACATCTCGCCGCCGTGCACATGCTTGCGTGGGTTTCATCCGAGGAATCAACATAACTGGGACATGCTGGTCGGAGAAGCCGGCTGCATGAGGACGAAGCCTTTGGACTGTCTAAATAATACCGATGAATTCTTCAGACTGAGTGTCACGAAGTTGCCCGACGCGTCCAGATCGACAGTACTCAATGCAAACTGGAACTTTGAGGAGTGCAGGTTTTTTTGCTTGAGCAACTGCGCATGCAGAGCATATGCCGCATCGATCATAAGTGGGAATGGGAGTGGCAGTGGCAGTGGCTGCTTAATATGGACAGAGGATCTCACTGATATCACCGTGAATGGCA CATCACCATCTGAAGCCCGTCATGCTAATCGTAATATCTTAATGTTTGTGATTCTTCCACCGGCAATTCTTTTCCTTGCTTGTGTTGCTTACTCGatttggaggaggaagaagacaa GTTCTCATATTGACTATGAAGCAGAAGAAAAGGACATGGAATTGCCATTGTTTGACTTGACTACAATTAAAGACGCAACCGATGACTTCTCAGCAGACAACAAGCTTGGTCAAGGAGGCTTTGGCCCTGTATACAAG GGTAAATTGGGAGACGATCAAGAGATAGCAGTGAAAAGATTATCTAAGACATCGTCACAAGGAGTGGATGAATTCAAAAATGAGATCACATTGATCGCGAAGCTGCAACATCGAAATCTTGTTAAGCTTCTTGGCTGTTGCATCCAAGGAGGGGAAAGACTCTTGATCTATGAATACATGTCCAATGGAAGCTTGGACAACTTTCTGTTTG ATGAAGTTCAAACTGTATTACTGGATTGGAGAGCAAGGTACAACATCATTCTCGGTGTCGCTCGAGGTCTACTTTATCTTCACCATGATTCAAGGTTAAGGATTATTCATAGGGATCTTAAAGCTAGTAACATTCTTCTTGACAAAAATATGAATCCCAAAATATCAGATTTTGGCATGGCTAGGATATTTGGAGGAGATGAATCCGTATCAATTACCAAAAGAGTCGTCGGAACCTAG
- the LOC122004088 gene encoding uncharacterized protein LOC122004088 isoform X2: protein MASLTGMAKQRELNGILLSESEPRSQKRMSDAKSRELSGHDIFAPPPREFPLAQKVAELRGNGGERTVSEAKQREMAGNDIFGKGEGAAPSRDYLGGVRKPPGGGSNITLL, encoded by the exons ATGGCCTCGCTCACTGGAATGGCCAAACAAAGAGAGCTGAATGGAATTCTACTGAGTGAATCAGAACCGAGGTCGCAGAAACGAATGTCCGATGCAAAGTCCAGGGAACTCAGTGGGCATGACATCTTTGCCCCACCACCACGAGAGTTTCCGCTA GCTCAGAAAGTAGCTGAGTTAAGAGGCAATGGCGGAGAGAGAACAGTGAGCGAGGCGAAGCAGAGAGAGATGGCTGGGAATGACATTTTTGGCAAGGGGGAGGGTGCTGCTCCATCTCGAGATTATCTTGGAGGAGTCCGTAAACCCCCAGGTGGTGGAAGCAACATCACACTCCTTTGA
- the LOC122004088 gene encoding uncharacterized protein LOC122004088 isoform X1 — protein MASLTGMAKQRELNGILLSESEPRSQKRMSDAKSRELSGHDIFAPPPREFPLKLQAQKVAELRGNGGERTVSEAKQREMAGNDIFGKGEGAAPSRDYLGGVRKPPGSRVSELTP, from the exons ATGGCCTCGCTCACTGGAATGGCCAAACAAAGAGAGCTGAATGGAATTCTACTGAGTGAATCAGAACCGAGGTCGCAGAAACGAATGTCCGATGCAAAGTCCAGGGAACTCAGTGGGCATGACATCTTTGCCCCACCACCACGAGAGTTTCCGCTA AAACTTCAGGCTCAGAAAGTAGCTGAGTTAAGAGGCAATGGCGGAGAGAGAACAGTGAGCGAGGCGAAGCAGAGAGAGATGGCTGGGAATGACATTTTTGGCAAGGGGGAGGGTGCTGCTCCATCTCGAGATTATCTTGGAGGAGTCCGTAAACCCCCAG GTTCAAGAGTTTCTGAATTAAcaccatga